The Brassica oleracea var. oleracea cultivar TO1000 chromosome C6, BOL, whole genome shotgun sequence genomic interval AATAAACAAATTTTAAACAAATATATAAGTTAATCACTTATTAAATAACAAAAATATAGATTTTTTACCGGAAAATAACTCTTCTCTTCGTCTTTTTTCCTTTCCAATTTTTATTTTTCTAACTATTAAGAGATTGGGTGAGCAACACCAATAATATTATAAGAGTTATTCTTGGGTTTAACCTCTAGGTTCACCAACCAATAAGATTTCATTATTTCAAATTCGATATTTTTTAAAAAATGAAACAAGATATTGTCAAGTTATATTATGTTTTAAAGATAAAAAAGTAAAAAAAAAATAGTAGTTACAGAAAAAAAAATTAAAAAATATATATTTTTAACGTCGTCAGCAAAACAAGTAAACTCTAAATCCTAATCCCTAAACTCTACATCTTAAACTCTTGGATAAACCATAAATCCTTGGGTAAACCATAAACCCTAAATAAAAACACTAAACACTAAAACTCTAAACCCTAAACCCTAAATCATAAACCCTAAAACCATGAGTGTTTTAGTGTTTAGTGATTTTGATTTAGAGTTTAAGATTTATCCTATAGTTTAGGGTCTACCCAAAGGTTTAGAGTTTAGGATTTAAGGTTTACGGATTAGAATTTAGGGTTCAATGTTTTGCTGAAGACGTTAATTTTTTTTTTTTTTGGTAATTATTACTTCTTTTTTTTACCTTTTAATTTTTTTAAAATAATATAATTTGACAATATTTTATTTCTTTTTTTAAAAGATGTCGAATATGAAATAACACAATCCTATTGGTTGGTGAACTTCGAGGTTAGGGGGTGAACCCAAGAATAAGTCATATTATAATAAACCCGTTAAATTTATTCTAGATCCGACTTTGTTTAAGATTTTCAAGTTTATAGAAATTAAATCTTTTTCAAATCATATTCTTTTTCAAACTATATAATATAAAATAGTTTAAATATCTATTTTTAAAATTAAATTAATTATATTTATTTTCTACATTAAAGTAAAAATGAAGACAAATTAGAGCAAAAACAATTTAGTTTTATTATTTTTAAATAAAAATAAAGTAAGATATTGTAGATATTCTAACCATAATTGGAGGTAAAATATAAGCGTGACAGGCGCATTAATAAAACGTGTTGCCTTTTTAAATTAACCAAAACGAGAAAAGAATATCCATATGACAGACAACCAAGTAGAAGATTTTCATGTATATCTTCATAATTAAATGTTTGAATAATTACATGGAGGCGGGGTGGAGGACCGTACCAATCCACTGTAAACTAATCTGTTTCTTTCTTCTTTCTACCACTCATAAAGTTCCATGTGCAGCATAAAAAGAAGACATTGTCTTGTGAACTTCGAAATCGTCTTTTGTCACCTATAATGCCATTATAATTCAATTTCACTGTCCTTTCTTTTTCACCATTACCATACTTTTCTTTTTAAAAGATAAAAAGTTCTCTCGATCTTTTCACCCTCACATAGTCGCATTATTACGACTTCCATCTTTATTAAAGCTCACCATCTTCACTTCCCAAAAAGAAAAAGGAGAACAAAGATGACGACCATGCAAACACTCTGCTTCATCACTCTCTTCATAGCTATCTTCACCTCTCAAACCACTTCTGCTTACAGATTCAAATTCAACCACTTCGGTAACAGCACCGATCTCTTCTCATTTCATGGTGACGCAGAGTATGGTCACGACACCGACGGCACGACCCGGTCCGGTTCTCTCTCATTGACCAAAGACAAAACTCCTTTCTCTCATGGTCGAGCCATTCTCATCAACCCAATCATATTCAAACCTCCCAACAACGCTTCTTCTGTTTACCCTTTCAAGACCTCTTTCACTTTCTCCATCACTCCACACAACACAAACCCTGCTCCTGGTCACGGTTTCGCCTTCCTCGTCGTCCCAAGTAACCAACATGCCGGTTCCGGTTTAGGCTTCCTAAGTCTCGTGAACCGAACCAGTAACGGTAATCCAAGTAACCATCTCTTTGCTGTTGAATTCGATGTGTTTCAGGACAAGTCTTTTAAAGACATCAACGATAACCATGTCGGAATCGACATTAATTCGGTCGACTCGGTGACTTCGGTTAAATCCGGTTATTGGGTTATGACAAGAAACGGTTGGTTGTTCAAAGATTTGAAGTTGAATAGTGGAGATAAGTACACGGCTTGGATCGAGTACAACAACAATTTAAAAGTGATCTCGGTTACGATCGGGTTCGCGCATTTGAAGAAACCGAACCGACCTTTGATTGAAGCGAAGTACGATCTCTCTAATGTGCTGCTCGAGAAGATGTACGCCGGTTTTGCCGGTTCAATGGGCCGTGGTGTTGAGCGTCACGAGATCTGGGACTGGACTTTCCAGAATTAATAAACCGGATTTATTCGATTTGAGATCGGTTTAAATCGGTTTTGCTTGGTTTGTTTTTGTTTTGTTTTGATAGCTTCGGTTAGTGGCTCCCGCTAATAATTGAAGTGAATAAATGCTCAAGGTGTCGGTTTCTAAATTTCAAAAATGAATACAACATTCTACCTAATGGCTAATACCAAAGACTTGAAATACCAAAATCAAAATCAAAATCAAAATTTGTATTTCTTTTTGTATACAACCCACTTCGGTAGAACCTAAAAGAACGAACCCAATACGAATCCATTAATAATAAACCGGGTTTACTCGGTTCAAATCGCTTATCGTTTGGTTTGCTTATGTTTTGATAGCTTCTGTAAGTGTGGCTCCCGCTACTAGTTGAAGTGAATAAATGCTCAAGTTATCAAGTTTTCAGACTTCAAAAACAAAAAATACTACGACACTCTACCTAATACCAAAGACATTTTTGTTTTTGAAACACACCAAAGACTTAAAAAACCAAAAAAAAATCGAAAATTTAGTTTCTTGTTGTACTGATGTTAAGTGTATTATAATACAAACACACATGGGTAGAACTTAAAAGAAAAACCAATAAGAATAGGTTTTCTCGAAAAAGCCCCATTAAATACGTTAATGTGTTTGGAATTTCATCCAGTTAATTTAGAGTCGGTTTATACAACTTTAAAAAAGAAAAAAAAATCGGCTATTGGCTATAAAGAAGACATATCTTGAAGATAGATTCATAATAAAACATAAGTCGGTATAAGATAAGGAATTTCATAGTTTATCTTATTATTACAGAATACTTAAACTTTATACAAATTTCTAGTCTTTTCTCTTATAATCAAACATTTGATTCCTCAGTAACAATTTGTGGAGTCTGTGGAAAATTATAAAGCAAAGTCTATATACAACTATTTATTAGCCATGCAAGGACATCTTCAATTCTCTCCATTAATTTTTCTAACCTTATTCCATCGTTATTAATCAAAAATACATTACTCCATTTTCTAATTTCCAATGAAGTAAAAAATTTAATTATTCAAAAGAAATAACATATATATATATATATATATATATATATATATATATATTATGTTTATATTTATTTATTACTCTGATTTACTGTAAATAGAATATAATTAGAGTAAACTTAATCTTTATTTTATTTTCAAGCTGATCAAATGTAAATAAAAAATAGAGTAATACAATAAAAATATTCTTAATTTTTTTGACCGAACTCCATTTTATACTATAAATTTTATTTTGGAATAAAGTTCCTTAACCATATCCATTTTTTAATTTCTTAATCATATCTATTTTTCTTAAATTTTAAAATAAAGTAAAAAGTGAAATTATTTTTAAATGAAACAATTGTATGTATTTCAGTATTTCTCTGTATTTACTCCTTACTTTATTTTAGAATAAAAAGTAAAGTAGTTAAAGTAAAAATGTAAAGTAGTTAAACTAGAATTTAATTCTATTTTAAATTTTATTATATTTTGGTTTATCAAAAGGAGCAAAGAATATGCCCATATGACAACAAATTAGAAGATCTCCATAATTTTAACTTGGAATCATTACGTGTGGTGGAGGGTACACCAACTCAGTGTAAACTTGCGTGTTTTTTTAAAAAATAAATTGTGTGTTTTTTTGTTATAAAATAATAAAAAAATCTATTTTTATTCGTAACCTTATATAGGAGATTACACCGTCATAGATAAATGGAAAGATTACAAATCATAATCTCTTGGTTATGAGCCATCCACAATCTGGTTCATAACACTTCTCCTTGGATGCCATAACCATTTAGAGCTTGTAATGTATTTTAATGTTGCCTCATTAAAACCTTACCAGAAAAACCCAATTGAGACAAAACCATGGTGAAGGAAAAAAAGTACAACACATATTACTCCCCCTGATTTGGACATTACTGAAAGTCCCTGGGACCTCTCCAATTTTCTGCAATCTGTGGGTGATGAAGATCTTGGGCAGAATATGCTTCGTCTTCGAACATGATAGTTGGTTCTTCTTTACCATCGGCCATGCCACAATTTGATTGAACATATTGAGTCATCGACCTCAAATACACACACACAAAATCTTGGATGATGTTGTTGTGATATGTGTGTACCACCATGTGTAAAACATAACCTGTCTGAAAACAAATCAACAAAACTAGATAACTCCTCTTTGGGCTGGTTAGTATAAAATAAATCAAAATCAAAAGCTTCTTCATCGTCCTTCTTATGGACCAATCAGATCAGTGTCTAAAACAAGACTTATGCATCGTCCATCTCAGGACTAAATGGACTTCTTTATCGTCCACCTTTGGACTGAATGGATCAGTGTCCAAAACAAGTGATCTCACGTCCATGTACTAGATAATGGGTGAGACTGATCCATATTAAATCTCTTGAGTATCCTTTTATGTATATACTATTTGATGTACAAGGATTTCATTGTTAATGTACTCAAGCTGTAATCCCAAACAAAACTTTGTTTTCCAAGATCTTTCATCTCAAACTCTTTCTTGAGATATTCAACTGTTTGGAAAATTGTATCCAGAGGTTCCTAGGATATTCAGATCATATACTTTGATGATTATCAATATTGTTCTCGAGAACTTGCTTTACTTTCAGCTCAATACCCTCTAGTACTTTCATTATCCAGTGGACCATATAAATATGCAGTCATTACATCAATTTGCTGCAAGTCTAATTTTCTCTCTTATAANNNNNNNNNNNNNNNNNNNNNNNNNNNNNNNNNNNNNNNNNNNNNNNNNNNNNNNNNNNNNNNNNNNNNNNNNNNNNNNNNNNNNNNNNNNNNNNNNNTGCAACATCAGCTTTATATCTCACGATTTCTATTCCTCACAAGATCCATTTATATCCACTGGTTTTAACATCATATGGCGTCTTAATCATATGGCCAAATACGCATTTTTTCTTTAAACTATTTAAACCCACGTTTCCATTCAATCCAATCTGTTCTACGAATGCGCACTCTTATATTGACGTGGGTTCATGATCCTCGCTTATATTCATAAATTCAAGTGCTACTTTGTATGCAAATAAATCATCTTATGTCGACATTCCTTATTGGTTCNNNNNNNNNNNNNNNNNNNNNNNNNNNNNNNNNNNNNNNNNNNNNNNNNNNNNNNNNNNNNNNNNNNNNNNNNNNNNNNNNNNNNNNNNNNNNNNNNNNNNNNNNNNNNNNNNNNNNNNNNNNNNNNNNNNNNNNNNNNNNNNNNNNNNNNNNNNNNNNNNNNNNNNNNNNNNNNNNNNNNNNNNNNNNNNNNNNNNNNNNNNNNNNNNNNNNNNNNNNNNNNNNNNNNNNNNNNNNNNNNNNNNNNNNNNNNNNNNNNNNNNNNNNNNNNNNNNNNNNNNNNNNNNNNNNNNNNNNNNNNNNNNNNNNNNNNNNNNNNNNNNNNNNNNNNNNNNNNNNNNNNNNTAGGCTGCTCTTGCTCTTAGAGCTGGGTGAATATAAAGCATCACTGATTTCTAGATGCATACCCTTAGGCAATAATATATTAGCCTAGCCATAGTCTTCTTTCAGACTGGCGATATCTGGTTTAGTACTTATATTGGCGTTTTTCAGTGTACTCATATAGAAAAATCATTCATTCATTTAATCTAAGCAGAAAATGTAATAGAAATAAATTCAAGGAGATAAAAATCAGAGAAAGCATACAAACAAAACAATCACACAAGTTTGATGTCGAAATCATATTAGCAACTTGATTATTTTAGGCAATCATAAGTCTCATATTCCATAAGATCATCTTGATCATGTTCGATCTTTATAGACCAAGTGGGTTTCATGATTCTNNNNNNNNNNNNNNNNNNNNNNNNNNNNNNNNNNNNNNNNNNNNNNNNNNNNNNNNNNNNNNNNNNNNNNNNNNNNNNNNNNNNNNNNNNNNNNNNNNNNNNNNNNNNNNNNNNNNNNNNNNNNNNNNNNNNNNNNNNNNNNNNNNNNNNNNNNNNNNNNNNNNNNNNNNNNNNNNNNNNNNNNNNNNNNNNNNNNNNNNNNNNNNNNNNNNNNNNNNNNNNNNNNNNNNNNNNNNNNNNNNNNNNNNNNNTATTGGTATCAGGTAATAGGGTTAATCCAGGAGGTCTCAATTCACTGCTTCTCATCAATTATTTTGCCCAGCTAGCAATAGACTCATCCACGGAGTTATAGTCCTGGATTCTGGGATTCCTCCTATCAAATAGGGCCTTTGGTAATAACACCGTTCTTTGGTAATCATATCTCGATTTTTTAACCATGTCCAAAGGTCTAGAGGATTCTCTATAGTCAGATACTGATCTTTGGGACTCTTAATAAGATGATGACTAATAATTAATATTGCCATGTATCAATTTTTCTCATTGGCATTATTGCATTCTATGATACATTCACCAAGTCTTTTTGACTTTAGGATAATCTTTGTATCTACTGCCCACCGTAAATAATTATCTCTAGAGAGATTTAGGGCAACAAAATCCAGGTTGATTTTCGTTATCTCAAATCATATATCATTCAATATTTAGGTATAATTTTCATGCAGCCTTACTCTTAAAAACAATCAATTCGGATTTCAATCTTGTGAAGACAATGAAACTTTCAATCTTAAAGGCATTTAATCAATCAGTCAATTTCTAGCAAGTCTCAGCAATACTATTTCTATGTGCTCATAATATTATGGTTTATCAAGACTANNNNNNNNNNNNNNNNNNNNNNNNNNNNNNNNNNNNNNNNNNNNNNNNNNNNNNNNNNNNNNNNNNNNNNNNNNNNNNNNNNNNNNNNNNNNNNNNNNNNNNNNNNNNNNNNNNNNNNNNNNNNNNNNNNNNNNNNNNNNNNNNNNNNNNNNNNNNNNNNNNNNNNNNNNNNNNNNNNNNNNNNNNNNNNNNNNNNNNNNNNNNNNNNNNNNNNNNNNNNNNNNNNNNNNNNNNNNNNNNNNNNNNNNNNNNNNNNNNNNNNNNNNNNNNNNNNNNNNNNNNNNNNNNNNCAGATTACAAAACTATCAATCCTAGCAGATGATATTAAACCTCAAGAATCATGCAATCAGATCATTCGGATTTTAAACAAGTAAACCTCAATCAATCTATCAACCTATCAGATTATATAAGCAAAGCAAGCTATCAACCTATATGATTCAATCAATGTTTTAACAGGCTGGTCGGTTTAAACAATTTTAAATCAGATGAACAATTAACCAAGCATGATGAGAAAATAAATCTATCAATTTAACGGTCAAACAATTCTAGCAACATAGCATCAAATTCAATCAGATTTAAAACCTCAATGATCAAAACCGAAAACAGTTTTGATTTCAAAATATTCGATTAGGGTTTTAATATGTGATTTGATAATTATAGTATAATTAATTCTGATACTTATATTATTTAGGGATTATAGATATAAGGTTAGGGTTTATCGGATTTTAACTTGTAAAAACCGATTTGGGGGTTTAATCATGTATGAACATGATTTAGGGTTCGGGGTATCGAACTTTTAGAGCTTCAATTTACTCAATTAGGATTTTTGATCTATTACCCTATGGTTTTGATTCATAAAGATTAGGGTTTTAGGGTTTCATTCTTTATCAATCAATCCATGTTCGATTATGGGTTCTTAGGTTTTGAATTACCTTTTAACCTTAGATGATTGTTGAACCGGACCACCAAAGGAGTTGACCCGCGAGCTGGACACGAACGGGACGCGAGCTGGAATGGACCGAGTCGCTTCTATCGGGTCACAGACGTCCTTTGTTGCTTGATCGGGAACGCCTTGATCGTCGGACGCGAGCTGTCTGATGCTGTCGCGAACGAGGAAGAGGTCGCCTGCTGGAGCTGCTCTCGGGTCGCGAACGTCTGAGCTAGGATCAGGAACACCTTGGGCTGAAGCTGATCGGGGACGCGAGCTGGAACAGATGCGGGAACAAGAGACGCGATCGGGGTTTAGGGTTCGTCGGATCGCCGGCTAGGGTTAGGGTTTTAGGGTTTTTCGATTTGGGTATTAGATTAGGGATTTAGAGTTTCGTGCTGATAACGTGTTGTAAAAGTAATGAAAAAGTCTATCTTTATTCATAACATAGAGGTTCCTTATATAGGAGATTACACCGTCATAGATAAATGAAAAGATTACAAATCATAATCTCTTGGTTATGAGCCATCCACAATCTGGTTCATAACATTTTTAACTTTTTTTATTCTCTCCACCAGTTATAAAGTTCTATTTCCAGCAACTAAATTCAGTAGAGCTTTATTGAGAGAAAACGCGTGTGAAGGCAGTCCCGACGTCCAGCGGCGCGTCCGAGCGTGTGCAGACACCGGTAGCTCCTTTTGTTGTCATTTCTGTTTAGTCCTCTTACTGTGTGCTTCGATCTCTGGTCTCTCTCCGATATACTAGCGGATCTGCGCTAGGGTTCTGCTCCGGGAAAGGCTCTGCTCGTGGAGAGGTTTGAAAGGCGGCAACTCTTTTTTCTCTGGCTTCGTGGTGAGGATGTAGGACGGTGGTTCGCTGTGACAGTCAACTTTTGAGTTTAGGATTTGCTCCGGGATGTGGAGGCTCTTATAGCTCCGTCGTCACCGACTAAGCTTCTGGGGGTGGAGGCTTCCTCAGCTCTGCGTCGCCGGCTAAGACTTCGGGAAGGTGGAGGCTTTTACAGCTCCATCGTCTCCGGCTTTGACTCGGAGGGGTGAAGGCTTTCCTTGCCTTGCGTCTTCGGCTTTTGGTTCCCTAGATCTGTTTTAGGGTGTGGTTTTTATATTTGTTCATGCGGTCTCAGTTGGAATTCAGTAGATGAGTTCTCGTCGCAGGACGAGAGAAGCTCTCCGGTGGAAGATGGTTATGTTATGTGCGAAGTTTTTGCTCTGGTGTGTGTCCGAACGGTGGCGGATGAGATCTCGTACTGGCGATTGATTCTCTCCGAAAAAGAAAACACATGAGTTAAAGGCGGTTGCGGTGAAGATGGTGTGGAGTTCATGGGTTCCGGTGTGTTCCGGTGAATCGATGAATGATGACGGTTCGGGTGTGAATCCGGTGAAACGCCGTTGAGGTCGCCGGCGTTTGAAAAGATGAAGAGATTGAGTGACGCGTGTCCTCTGTGTTTGAGATCTAGACACGCGTGCTCGAAGGATGTCGAAGGGGTCGACGTTTGTGGCGGTAAAGAGCGTCTTTAGAAGGTTGGGCCTGGTCCATTTTATCTCCGCTTTTTTGTCCGTTGTATTTGGGCTGTTGGCTTTTGGTAATGTCGGTGTGGGTTTTGTATTTGAGTTTGTTTCTTGGGTTCAGCCTTATTAATAAAACTAGTTGGAAAAAAAAAAGTTCTATTTCCAGCATAAAAAGAAGACATGTCTTGTAAACTTCGAAAACAACTTTTGTCATCTAATGCCATTATAATTTAATTCATAATTCAGTTTCATTGTCCTTTGTTTTTCACCATTACCATTACTTTTCTTGTTGAACAATACTCTCTCTGCATACAAATAATTAATTTTTTAATTTTTCTAATTATATTAAAAATTGAATTATTAATACATTTTGTTTTAACTCTAAAACATAAATTAAAATCTAAAAATATGAGTAGTATAAATTTATTAAGAAACAAATAAAAGTAACAAAAGCTTATAAATTAAAATATCTATATATTAATATGTAATCCTAAATATTAATTTTTAAAATCCAAAGGGAGTAAAAAGTTTTCTCGAACTTGTCACCATCACATTATTACAACAACTTCCATCTTATAAAGTTCATCATCTTGACTTCACTTCTCGAAAAGAGAGCAAAGATCACCATGCAAACACCCTGCTTCATCACTCTCTTCATAGCTATCTCCATCTCTCAAGCCACTTCTGCTTACAGATTCCAATTCAAAAACTTCGGTATTAATGGCTCTGATCTCTTCTCGTTCCATGGAGACGCAGAGTATGGTCCCGACGCCGGTCGGATGAGCCGGTCGGGTGCTCTCGCTTTGACCCAATTCAGAATTCCTTTCTCTCATGGTCGAGCCATTTACATCAACCCAATCACCTTGAAGCCTCCCAACAACGCTTCTTCTGTTTACCCTTTCAAGACCTCTTTCACTTTCTCCATCACTCCTCACAACACAAACCCTACCCCTGGTCACGGTTTTGCCTTCCTCGTCGTCCCACGTAACCAAGACGACGCCGCTTCCGGTTTAGGCTACCTCAGTCTCGTGAACCGAACCAGTAACGGTAATCCAAATAACCATCTCTTTGCGGTTGAGTTTGATGTTTTTCAGGACAAGTCTCTTCACGACATCAACGATAACCATGTCGGAATCGACATTAATTCGGTCGACTCTGTGACTTCGGTTAAATCCGGTTATTGGGTTATGACAAGAAACGGTTGGTTGTTCAAGGATTTGAAGCTGAGCAGTGGAGATAAGTACACGGCTTGGGTCGAGTACAACAACAATTTAAAAGTGATCTCGGTTACGATCGGGCTCGCGCATTTGAGGAAACCGAACCGGCCTTTGATTGAAGCGAAATACGATCTCTCCAATGTTCTTCTCGAGAAAATGTATGCCGGTTTTGCCGGTTCAATGGGCCGTGGTGTCGAGACCCACGAGGTCTGGGACTGGACTTTCCAGAATTAGAAAACCGGGGTTATTTGATCAAAAAAAAAAGAAAACCGGGGTTATTTGATTTGAGATCGCTTTAAATCGGTTTTCGTTTGGTTTGCTTTTGATTTGATAGCTTGTAAGTGTGGCTCCCTCTAATAGTTGAAGCGAAATAAATGCTAAGTTATCGGTTTTCAGATTTCAAGAAAGAATACAACACTCTACCTAATAATAGCATAATACCAATTACCAAAGATTTAAAATACCAAAAGAATAATCAAAATTTTAATTTCTTGTTGTACTGATGCTAAGGTGATCATGTACCAACAGCATCTCCGATATAAAACTCTATTTTTTCTTTCAAAATAGAATAAAAATAAAAATAAAGTAAAATTGCTCCAATTCTACTCCATAATGGAGTGATGAACAAAAAAAATAGATTACTTCATTTATGGAGTAAATTTCATTATGAAGTGAGATATGAAGTTGGGTTGAAGCACTTCTTACTCCATATTCACTTTTACTCTATTTTAGAAGAAAAAATGGAGTAGAAATGAAAATATCCTAAATAGAGACCCGGCCCATAGCACAAGCAGAGTAAGCGACTGCTTAGGGCCCACAAAATTTGTTGTATTTTTTGGGCTTAGATTTTTTTTACTAAAATATTTAATATTTTTTTTACAAAAGAAAAATGCTCATTTTGTAACTTGGAGTAGAGCTTGAGACGTCCCTATACAATCCACATGGATAGTACATGTAGATAGGTCTGGACATCAATACTTGTTATTCGGTTTATATTTGCTACTTAATCTGGTTTGAAAAATAAAGTATTTGATGTTTTCAAGTCAAGTAATAAGTCGACAAATATTACTATTTACAAATACAAGTCAAATATCAAATATCACGACTTTTTCTAATATTCGGTATGTTACTTGTTATTAGTTCTAAAAATATGTTAAATGATTCACGCATTAAAATACTTATTTTACTACTGATATTATAATAAAAATCAAAAAGAATATTAGTTTTTAGGTATTTGATACAATACATACTTATTTTAAATTAGGCATATACACACATTAAACTAAATTACTTGAACATATTAAATAGAGTAACAAATAAAAAAAGGTATTTATTCCACGTTTAATTGTACTTATAAGTTTTAGTACATTTAATTTTAAAATTTTAAACTTAAATAGACAAGTATCAAGTATTACTAAGTAACTAGCAAATATTTGAAATAAGGTTAGTGCTTGAAGTTCTTGATCGGATCAAGTACAAATACAAGCCAAAAATTCTAATGCTTGCGCAAGGTAAGTCAAGTAGCGGGTAGGGTAAAAAATAAGTACCGGCTTGCGCCCATGCCTAGTTGTGGTTAGCACTGAATCAAATATCTGAATTTTTATAGGTATTTGTTATCTGATCTGATTCT includes:
- the LOC106296731 gene encoding lectin-like protein At1g53070 — encoded protein: MTTMQTLCFITLFIAIFTSQTTSAYRFKFNHFGNSTDLFSFHGDAEYGHDTDGTTRSGSLSLTKDKTPFSHGRAILINPIIFKPPNNASSVYPFKTSFTFSITPHNTNPAPGHGFAFLVVPSNQHAGSGLGFLSLVNRTSNGNPSNHLFAVEFDVFQDKSFKDINDNHVGIDINSVDSVTSVKSGYWVMTRNGWLFKDLKLNSGDKYTAWIEYNNNLKVISVTIGFAHLKKPNRPLIEAKYDLSNVLLEKMYAGFAGSMGRGVERHEIWDWTFQN
- the LOC106297354 gene encoding lectin-like protein At1g53070, with translation MSKGSTFVAFIILTSLLEKRAKITMQTPCFITLFIAISISQATSAYRFQFKNFGINGSDLFSFHGDAEYGPDAGRMSRSGALALTQFRIPFSHGRAIYINPITLKPPNNASSVYPFKTSFTFSITPHNTNPTPGHGFAFLVVPRNQDDAASGLGYLSLVNRTSNGNPNNHLFAVEFDVFQDKSLHDINDNHVGIDINSVDSVTSVKSGYWVMTRNGWLFKDLKLSSGDKYTAWVEYNNNLKVISVTIGLAHLRKPNRPLIEAKYDLSNVLLEKMYAGFAGSMGRGVETHEVWDWTFQN